In Thermococcus profundus, the genomic stretch ACACAGTTCTCGCCGAGTACTACGACACGATCTACGGGGAGAGGGTCGAGAGGGTTAAGGGCGAGATAGACTTCGTGGAGGAGATCTTTAGAGAGGACGCGGAGAGGGAAATCAAACGGGTTCTCGACCTCGCCTGCGGCACGGGCGTCCCGACCCTTGAACTTGCCATGAGGGGCTACGAGGTTGTGGGTTTGGACCTCCACGAGGAGATGCTGACGGTAGCGAAGGAGAAGGCGAAGGTTCGAGGGCTGAACGTCAGGTTCATTCAGGGCGATGCCCTCGATATCAACTTCGAGAACGAGTTCGACGCCGTCACGATGTTCTTCTCATCAATTACCTATTTCAATGATTCCGTAATTCAACAGTTATTTAATTCTGTGAAGAGTGCGCTCAGGCCGGGAGGAGTCTTCGTAGCTGATTTTCCATGCGGGTTCTACGGGGGAAGCAACGGGCCAACAGTATGGGACGAAAAGAAGGGGGATGAGAGGCTGATAATTACGGACTGGCGGGAGGTAGAGCCAGCGTTCCAAAAGCTACACTTCAAGAGGCTTGTTCAGATCATCAAACCGGACAGAAGCATCAGGGCAGTCTTTGTGGACGATGAGCTCAACATCTATACGCCGAGGGAGATGAGGCTTTTGGCAGAGAAGTACTTCAGTGAGGTCAGAATTTACGGGAACATGCATCGCGGGCTGAAGCCGAAAGAGGGGAGGTACTGGCTCGTCGCCATCAAGCGACCCTAAAATTTTTAAACCCCTGCCCATTCCTGTACGTGGGTGATGCCTATCGTCCATCGAAAGAGGGGAGCGTGGTCTGAAATGGGGCTACACAGCAACGGCGCTGGTGAGTTCTCTAAGCTCGGCGACCCTCGGGCCGTACTTGAGCCTCTGGCTTAAAGCAATCGGCTTGAGCTTTTCTGAGATAGGTTTAGTCCAAAGCGTTTCTGAACTCACGCAGCTCCTCACGGACTTCCCGACGGGAGGCTTTGCCGACAGATACGGCAGAGTAAAGACGTACTCCGCTGGGAGCATTCTCTTTGGGCTGGGATTGACCACCATAGCCCTATCCGACGGC encodes the following:
- a CDS encoding class I SAM-dependent methyltransferase, which encodes MHELYTVLAEYYDTIYGERVERVKGEIDFVEEIFREDAEREIKRVLDLACGTGVPTLELAMRGYEVVGLDLHEEMLTVAKEKAKVRGLNVRFIQGDALDINFENEFDAVTMFFSSITYFNDSVIQQLFNSVKSALRPGGVFVADFPCGFYGGSNGPTVWDEKKGDERLIITDWREVEPAFQKLHFKRLVQIIKPDRSIRAVFVDDELNIYTPREMRLLAEKYFSEVRIYGNMHRGLKPKEGRYWLVAIKRP